The following proteins come from a genomic window of Actinomarinicola tropica:
- a CDS encoding B-box zinc finger protein — translation MDGRCDKHPFEPADRTCRTCGGEFCTDCLVFSHGPRKPPYCVSCALAAAGVRSSASRPTAVSKRDLRKKLRAERKAAKVASKSGQAAPVRVVEYEFTITDDGRIERPAERAS, via the coding sequence ATGGACGGGCGTTGCGACAAGCACCCATTCGAGCCCGCGGATCGCACCTGCCGCACCTGCGGCGGTGAGTTCTGCACCGACTGCCTGGTGTTCAGCCACGGGCCGCGGAAGCCGCCGTACTGCGTGAGCTGCGCGCTGGCGGCCGCCGGCGTGCGCTCGTCGGCCAGCCGGCCGACCGCGGTGTCGAAGCGCGACCTGCGCAAGAAGCTGCGGGCCGAGCGGAAGGCGGCCAAGGTGGCGTCGAAGAGCGGGCAGGCGGCGCCGGTCCGAGTGGTGGAGTACGAGTTCACGATCACCGACGACGGCCGGATCGAGCGTCCGGCCGAGCGAGCGAGCTGA